DNA from bacterium:
TTTTGTTGCATCCAGATTTAATTTGGATATCTGGTATCCACTAATGATTTTTCCCCAAGTGAATATAGGCTGTTGAACGGTTAATTGGGTAATATAGTTTTCCTCTTGTCCCATTGGAATACTAATGGTATCTGCTCCTATTATGCCGGGCACAACAGTAAAACCTATTGTATCCCCCATTGGCCCAAATACAGGCATTTGCATCATACCATAGCTTGGGCTAAGCATATCAAAATTGGACGTTTTGCCAAGTTTTGTATAGCTTGCGCTTGCGCTTACTTTAGGCAGAAAACCTGCCCCTGCAATCATAGTACCGGCATCGGCAGATTTTACTCCTGCCTGTTCTATTTTCATACTTTCACTATGTTTTAATGCATAATTGACAGCATCATCCAGAGAAAACGTTAAAGAATCCCCGGCGTATATACTATTAAAACATAAAAGACAAAACACCAGTCCCGTAATTATTTTTATTTCTTTTTTCATCTTTCTATTCTCCACTTTTATTTAATCTGTTTCCTGCCTACTTCTTTTTTAACTCCGTTTAAAAACATATCTATTATTAAGAGGGCATCTTTCTTAAAAGTTTTTTTCTCATAAATGATTAACCCGGCAATTGTGTTATGTATCATACCAAAAAGAATATAAGCGGATGCGTGAGGGTCTACGTCTTTAAACACACCTGATTCTGTACCTTCTTTTATGACCCGCGCAATGAGTATAGTTTGATTTTGTAATTTCAAAAGAATTCTTTCCCTTGCACTTTTTACTTGCATCTTATGCAGGAATTCTCCTCGTTCAGGAGAGAAAATAGAAACGAATTCCTTGTTTGCATAGAGATAAGATATTATTTGCATAACTATCTCATTAATTTTTTCAAATGGCAGTTTTTTGCTTTCAACTATATTTTTAATTAGAGATGTAAGCTTATCAAGATAATTTTCTATGAGACTAATAAATAATTCGTCTTTACTTTTGAAATGTAAATATATCGCTCCTTTTGAAAGTTCGGCTTTTTCGGCAATCTCTTCCATCGTAGCTTTTTCAAAGCCCTTTTTAGCAAATATCGTCTTAGCCGCATTAAAAATTTCTTCCCTTCGTCCCTGTTTTTCTCTTTCTTTTCTTGTTGCTTTTACTTCTTTTTTCATATCTTCGCTCTCCACATTCTGACCAGTCAGTATTTTTCTGACTACACGGTCAATTTAATAAATAAATTAAACTTGTCAAGTTTTAAAAAGAATAAAAAATAGTAAACACCCCGCGCACCATATAAAGTAAAGAGGCCACAGAAAACAAATTTCACTGCATAGGACACTGAGTTTAACAAAGAATAGATAAAATTTAGAGACAGATTTACAGAAAAGAAGCAGAATAGAAATCACGAGATTATAAGCACGGATCTCGGAAAAGGCTCGGAACTATCCCCTAAAAAATACGTGACTATAGCAAACCATACAAATGCTTTTTCAAAAGCGGTTTTGTATCCCATAATTCAGCTGTTTTTATAAGGATAATAAAAATTTTGCATAAATAATAAAAAATAATTTGACAAAAATAATAAAGAGAGCCATATTGCATCGTAATAGTAATATTAAGATGAAAATTAATATGCGGATTTGGTTATATCTTTTAGTGGTTGTAACGGTTATTAATATTAGAGGGGTTGCCGAAGCCGAAAACACCAAAGAAAACAAATATGAAAATGCTATAGGGACCGTTAAATATAAAGACCAGAGATTTAGTGCCCCATTAATTATATATGAAAAAATTGATGGTGCTGTAAAGTATAGTCACTTAGAGATTTGCCAGGATGGGCAGTTGAATTTTAATTACGGAGAAAGTTCCTTAGGAAGCAAACTCAAACAAAAGTATTTATCAAAAATAATTGAAACATTTAAGAAAAACATATGGGAAGAAGGTAAAGGGGATAGTTATGAGAAATGGGCTTGTTCCGACTCGGGAAATGGAATTATCAGATATAAATTAACATTCAAGAAAAAGACTTTTTATACTTCGTCAAAAGATACTCTTTCGCAGGTGTTTTTAAATATTATTCCTGAATTAGATGAACTGACAGATGCGATTAAGCAAAAAGAAAAAGAATTATGGAAAAACGTATTGATACAACATAAGAATATTCTTTGCGTATGGGAACGGAATGATATATTAGGTATTCGCAAAAACGGAAAGGTATATTCCATCGGGAAAAAAGGAATCTGTAATTTTATAAAAACGCTTGAACAGGATGAAATGCAACAAATGATTAATCTTTTTAATGAAAAAAAAGTTTTCGAGTTAGGAATAGTGATGCAAAATTTCACAGAGAATAAGGAGGAAGATTCAGTGCCCGGAGTTGCAGTAAAAAACATAAAATCAGCTTTTACGGATTCTATGCTAACTGAAAGTACCGTGCCTATGAGAATAGAAATTATCGGACCACTTATGGGAAGGAAAAGAGTTAAAGTTCCGACAATACCATATCCTGATTGGGTAATAAAACAGGGGACAGCAGCATCTTTTTCAATGCAGTTAAATGTAGATTCCGCAGGGAATGTAATTGGCAAACCAGTGATACTATCAAAAACGGGATACCCGGATTGGGATGATATGGTAGTAAAATGGGTAGCAGAGCACTGGAAATGGGAAGCGATTTCTTTTGGGGAAACGCAAGGCTGCATAAAAATTCAATTTCCCCCTAATGCACTTAAGGAAGAAATGCATAAACCCGACTCTAAATAGTAGCAATTATTCGATAATTAGGTTACCCCGGATGCCAAACAATAGGTTTTCTCCACAAATGTTGCAACAGGCAGAAACAAAGACAAATAAATTAGTCCAACCCTGTGAACGGATAATCAGCCTAAGGCGGATCGCAAAATCCAACTAAAAAAGTAGAAGGTAAAAAGAGCAAATGGCACAGAGAAACATTTTCACCGTAGATCCTCCTGAGACAGACAGAAAATATTGAAAAAGATTAATTTTTAAACGGAAACCCGTGAGGCAAAAACACCTCGTTTCAAATAACTCAAAAAATATAGGCTGGACTCATCTTTTATAAGAGAATACCACCCAACATCTATGTCCCCCAAATTGTTATAAAAATATTTACAATGAGGTAAATACACCCCATTTTTCCACACTATTGAATTTTCTCTTAAAAGGCAAATCCCTTATCAAACAATGGGTTTGGGGCATAAAGAATTAATGACATAGATATTGCTGTATAACTAAAGTGAAAAAGGAAGGAGGCCAACATGACAAACATAT
Protein-coding regions in this window:
- a CDS encoding TetR/AcrR family transcriptional regulator, encoding MKKEVKATRKEREKQGRREEIFNAAKTIFAKKGFEKATMEEIAEKAELSKGAIYLHFKSKDELFISLIENYLDKLTSLIKNIVESKKLPFEKINEIVMQIISYLYANKEFVSIFSPERGEFLHKMQVKSARERILLKLQNQTILIARVIKEGTESGVFKDVDPHASAYILFGMIHNTIAGLIIYEKKTFKKDALLIIDMFLNGVKKEVGRKQIK